A single Camarhynchus parvulus chromosome 5, STF_HiC, whole genome shotgun sequence DNA region contains:
- the ERO1A gene encoding ERO1-like protein alpha: protein MAATIVTVLPGLRAPLVLLGLLALPRGAQPSCFCQVTGYLDDCTCDVETIDAFNNYKLFPRLNELLQSDYFRYYKVNLQKPCPFWEDNSHCGMRDCAVQPCPSDEVPDGIRAGSYKYSEEANSLAEECEEAKRLGAVDDSLSKETRQAVLQWAQHDDSSDSFCEADDIHSPDAEYVDLLLNPERYTGYKGPDAWKIWNSIYEENCFKPQNVKRPLASGRGDDGGHTFYKWLKGVCVEKRAFYRLISGLHASINIHLSARYLLQDSWSEKKWGPNVTEFQQRFDEVLTSGEGPRRLKNLYFLYLIELRALSKVLPFFERPGFQLYTGNESQDAEMKHLLLEILHLAKSFPLHFDENSFFAGNKKEAAKLKEEFRLHFKNISKIMDCVGCFKCRLWGKLQTQGLGTALKILFSENLIEKIPESGPSYGFQLSRQEIVALFNAFGRVSTSVKELENFRKLLQNMR, encoded by the exons ATGGCGGCGACCATCGTGACCGTCctgccggggctgcgggcacCGCTcgtcctgctggggctgctggcgCTGCCCCGCGGCGCCCAGCCGAGCTGCTTCTGCCAG GTTACTGGTTATTTAGATGACTGCACCTGTGATGTAGAAACCATCGATGCCTTCAACAACTACAAACTTTTTCCTAGACTGAATGAACTCCTGCAAAGTGACTATTTCAGATACTACAAG GTAAACCTACAGAAACCTTGTCCCTTTTGGGAGGACAACAGTCACTGTGGGATGAGAGACTGTGCTGTACAGCCCTGCCCCTCT gATGAAGTCCCTGATGGAATCAGAGCTGGAAGTTACAAG TATTCGGAAGAAGCCAACAGCCTCGCCGAGGAGTGTGAGGAAGCCAAGAGGCTCGGAGCTGTGGATGATTCTTTGAG CAAGGAGACAcggcaggcagtgctgcagtgggcACAGCACGACGACTCCTCGGACAGCTTCTGTGAGGCTGATG ACATCCATTCTCCTGATGCTGAGTACGTGGATCTGCTCCTGAACCCAGAACGCTACACTGGCTACAAGGGCCCGGATGCCTGGAAGATTTGGAACAGCATTTATGAAGAAAACTGCTTCAA GCCTCAGAATGTAAAAAGACCCTTGGCATCTGGCAGAG gagaTGACGGAG gGCACACATTTTACAAGTGGCTCAAAG GGGTCTGTGTGGAGAAAAGAGCTTTCTACAGGCTCATCTCGGGTCTCCACGCCAGCATCAACATCCACCTGAGTGCCAGGTACCTCCTGCAAG ATTCGTGGTCGGAGAAGAAATGGGGCCCCAACGTCACGGAGTTCCAGCAGAGGTTTGATGAAGTCCTCACCAGTGGGGAAGGGCCCAGAAGACTCAAAAACCTCTATTTTCTGTACCTGATTGAGCTGAGGGCCCTCTCCAAAGTGCTGCCCTTCTTTGAGCGCCCTGGGTTCCAGCTGTACACCGGGAATGAGAGCCAGGATGCAGAGATGAAacacctgctgctggaaattCTCCATCTGGCCAA GTCCTTCCCACTGCATTTCGATGAAAACTCCTTCTTTGCAGGGAATAAAAAGGAAGCTGCTAAACTAAAG GAGGAATTTAGGCTGCACTTTAAGAACATTTCCAAGATCATGGACTGTGTTGGCTGCTTCAAGTGTCGGCTGTGGGGGAAGCTGCAG acacagggcTTGGGCACAGCGCTGAAGATCCTCTTCTCAGAGAACCTCATCGAGAAGATTCCTGAGAGTGGCCCTTCCTATGGATTCCAGCTGAGCAGACAAGAAATTGTGGCCTTATTTAATGCCTTTGGAAG GGTTTCAACCAGTGTGAAAGAACTGGAAAACTTTAGGAAACTCTTACAAAACATGAGGTGA
- the PSMC6 gene encoding 26S proteasome regulatory subunit 10B produces the protein MALPGIPYERRLLIMADPRDKALQDYRKKLLEHKEIDGRLKELREQLKELTKQYEKSENDLKALQSVGQIVGEVLKQLTEEKFIVKATNGPRYVVGCRRQLDKSKLKPGTRVALDMTTLTIMRYLPREVDPLVYNMSHEDPGDVSYSEIGGLSEQIRELREVIELPLTNPELFQRVGIIPPKGCLLYGPPGTGKTLLARAVASQLDCNFLKVVSSSIVDKYIGESARLIREMFNYARDHQPCIIFMDEIDAIGGRRFSEGTSADREIQRTLMELLNQMDGFDTLHRVKMIMATNRPDTLDPALLRPGRLDRKIHIDLPNEQARLDILKIHAGPITKHGEIDYEAIVKLSDGFNGADLRNVCTEAGMFAIRADHDFVVQEDFMKAVRKVADSKKLESKLDYKPV, from the exons ATGGCCCTTCCCGGCATTCCCTATGAGCGGCGGCTGCTCATCATGGCGGACCCCAGGGACAAGGCGCTGCAGGATTACCGCAagaagctgctggagcacaAGGAGATCGACGGCCGCCTCAAGGAGT tAAGGGAACAGCTGAAAGAACTCACCAAGCAGTATGAGAAGTCAGAAAATGATCTCAAGGCCTTGCAGAGTGTTGGGCAG ATTGTTGGTGAGGTTCTTAAACAGCTGACAGAGGAGAAGT tcATTGTGAAGGCTACAAATGGACCAAGATATGTGGTTGGCTGTCGCCGTCAG CTTGACAAGAGTAAGCTGAAGCCAGGGACAAGAGTTGCTCTGGACATGACCACTCTGACTATTATGAG AtacctgcccagggaagtggatCCACTGGTTTATAACATGTCTCATGAGGACCCAGGAGATGTTTCCTACTCTGAGATCGGAGGCCTGTCAGAACAAATCCGAGAGTTACGGGAG GTCATTGAACTGCCACTGACAAACCCAGAATTGTTCCAGCGTGTGGGAATTATCCCTCCCAAAGGCTGCCTGCTCTACGGCCCCCCTG GCACAGGAAAAACCCTTTTGGCCAGAGCAGTTGCCAGCCAGCTGGATTGCAACTTCCTCAAG GTGGTGTCCAGTTCCATAGTGGACAAATACATCGGCGAGAGCGCTCGGCTGATCCGAGAGATGTTCAATTATGCCAGAGATCACCAGCCCTGCATCATTTTCATGGATGAGATCGATGCTATTG GTGGGCGCCGCTTTTCCGAAGGCACATCAGCTGATAGAGAAATTCAGAGGACTCTGATGGAG TTGTTGAATCAGATGGATGGATTTGACACTCTGCACAGAGTTAAAATGATCATGGCTACCAACAGACCTGACACCCTGGACCCTGCCCTGCTGCGGCCTGGAAGGCTGGATAGAAAAATCC ATATCGATCTACCAAATGAACAAGCCAGATTAGATATTTTGAAGATTCATGCAGGTCCTATCACTAAACATGGTGAGATAG ATTATGAAGCAATCGTGAAGCTTTCAGATGGCTTCAACGGAGCAGACTTGAGAAACGTCTGTACTGAAGCAG GGATGTTTGCTATCCGTGCTGATCATGACTTCGTAGTTCAGGAAGATTTCATGAAAGCTGTCAGGAAAGTGGCTGATTCCAAGAAGCTGGAGTCCAAGCTTGACTACAAACCTGTGTAA